CGAAAGAAGAACAGGCAAATTACATCACTAAAAAAGTAACAAGGTCAGGGAAAAATTCACGGAAGGTTAAAATTATGATCCAGGATAAAATACGAACGCGCTTTGCCCCGTCTCCAACGGGTTATCTCCATATCGGCGGCGCCCGGACTGCCCTTTTTAACTGGCTTTTTACAAGGCGGTGCAACGGCACTTTTGTTTTGAGAATAGAAGACACCGATCAGGTGCGCTCCACGGATGAATCGACGCAGGCGATTCTGGATGCGATGCGTTGGCTGGGGCTGAACTGGGATGAGGGGCCATATTTCCAGGCAGAGCGGGTATCTATTCACCGGCAGATGGTGGAAAAACTGATCGACGAGGGGAAGGCCTACTACTGTGACTGCACCCCGGATGAGCTCGACGCAAAAAGGAAAAAAGCCCTTGCCGAGGGGAGAAAACCAAAATACGATGGCGCGTGCCGGGAGCGGGGGTTGAAAAAATCGTCCAACACGGTCGTGCGGTTCCGCTGTCCGGAGGTAGGCGTCACGGTTGTCCGCGATCTGATCAAAGGGGCGATCTCATTCAATAACGATGAACTTGACGACCTGATCATCGAGAGAGCGGACGGGTATCCTACCTACAATTTCGCAGTCGTCGTTGATGACGCGCAGATGGCAATCACCCATGTCATTAGGGGTGACGACCATGTCAATAATACGCCCAAACAGATACTGCTCTATGAGGCGCTTGGGTACGATATCCCGCTGTTTGGACACGTTCCGATGATTCTCGGCTCTGACAAGGCGCGTCTGAGCAAACGGCACGGGGCGACGTCGGTTATGGCATACAAGGATATGGGTTTTCTCCCCGAGGCCCTGGTGAATTATCTCGTCCGGCTGGGCTGGTCGCACGGCGATCAGGAGATATTTACGATAGAAGAGCTCATTCGCGAGTTTTCGCTGGATTCGGTCGGCAAATCGCCTGCCGTTTTCAACCCGGAGAAACTCCTCTGGCTGAATCAGCATTACATAAAAAATTATCCCCAGGAAAAGCTCCTCGCAGCGGTGACACCGTTTTGGGCTGAAAAAGGCTTTGATCTTGCCGATGGCGAATTTGTCCGCAAGGCGATGGAAAACCTCCGCACCCGGTCGCGGACGATCGTGGAGATGGCCGATTCCGGAGCGTTCTTCTTCAAGGATGAGGTGGAATACGAACCAGCGGCGGCGGAGAAATTTTTGACGGCGGAGTATTTGGGACATCTGGAGGCGGTAGCCGAAAAGCTTCCCGGCGTTGCCGATTATACAAAAGACGGCATCGAGATCTTCCTCCGGACACTGGCCGAGGAGCGGGGAACAAAGCTCAAGTGGCTGGCCCAGGCATTGCGGGTTGCCCTGACCGGAAAAACGGTAAGCCCCGGGATAGACGAGATTATGGCAACCATAGGCAAACAGCGCGTCCTGGGAAAGATAAACAAGGCGGTCGATTACATCAAGGCCCGCAGGTAACTGATCAACTTTGATCTTGACAATTTGCCATTACTCAATTAGAAAGCACCTTCCACACGCGGTGTTGCCGCAGGGACGGTTGGCTGGTTTTTTGCTTATAGCCCCGCGTGTGTAACGATAATCATAAACCATGGTCCCATCGTCTAGTGGTTAGGACGCTGGCCTCTCACGCCGGAAACCGGGGTTCAAGCCCCCGTGGGACTACCAAACCTCTTTAATTTCAATATATTGCAAATTTCAATTTCCCGTCGGATAAAAACTTGGTTAGCCGGTCGCCTAAGAGCTCTCTTTTCGAACGCCCTTCAATATAATCCGCACTGCAAACCATATAAACCCCCATGCCCGGTGCGGGCTCAACGAAGCATGAAAATCCCCCCTTACCCCCCTTTGGTAAAGGGGGGATGGGGGGATTTTCATACAAAGGTAATATGAATAGATCGGAATGTTGAGCTGAGGTGCATTTGTTGAGTGCAGGGTATGATCGGGTTGGATCTTAATGATTGAATTAATTGACGGCTTTCAGACGGCTTTTTCTTTCCAAGACGTGATCTTCTGATTCCGCTCCGGGAATTTTCCCGAGCAATCCGGCGCCATAAAAGCATCAGCTCGAATTTG
The window above is part of the Syntrophales bacterium genome. Proteins encoded here:
- the gltX gene encoding glutamate--tRNA ligase gives rise to the protein MIQDKIRTRFAPSPTGYLHIGGARTALFNWLFTRRCNGTFVLRIEDTDQVRSTDESTQAILDAMRWLGLNWDEGPYFQAERVSIHRQMVEKLIDEGKAYYCDCTPDELDAKRKKALAEGRKPKYDGACRERGLKKSSNTVVRFRCPEVGVTVVRDLIKGAISFNNDELDDLIIERADGYPTYNFAVVVDDAQMAITHVIRGDDHVNNTPKQILLYEALGYDIPLFGHVPMILGSDKARLSKRHGATSVMAYKDMGFLPEALVNYLVRLGWSHGDQEIFTIEELIREFSLDSVGKSPAVFNPEKLLWLNQHYIKNYPQEKLLAAVTPFWAEKGFDLADGEFVRKAMENLRTRSRTIVEMADSGAFFFKDEVEYEPAAAEKFLTAEYLGHLEAVAEKLPGVADYTKDGIEIFLRTLAEERGTKLKWLAQALRVALTGKTVSPGIDEIMATIGKQRVLGKINKAVDYIKARR